A window of Marinitoga sp. 1197 contains these coding sequences:
- a CDS encoding 3-isopropylmalate dehydratase large subunit, translated as MGKTIVEKILSQHAGKDVFPGEIIVSNVDLAFVQDGTGPLTVDQFNYLNFKDIESKSLIFIDHASPSPRKELSNTHSKLRNFCKKTSANIYDIGEGISHQIVAEKYAKPGDVIVGADSHTCTAGALGAFATGMGSTDIALAYGLGKVWLKVPGTFKIILKGKLPFGVYAKDIILFLIGMIGADGATYKALEFSGDGIKNLSMESRLTISNMAVEAGAKVGIFPTDEKTKEYLKINGRENDYKEIRADDDANYEKIIEIDLSNIEPQVAFPHTVDNTRNISEAVGVKIDQVYIGTCTNGRIEDLRVAASILKGRKKASDIRLIIAPASKEVYLQALKEGLINIFLEADATVLPPGCGPCVGVHAGVPADGEKVLSTQNRNFHGRAGNPNSEIYLSSPAVAAASAITGYITDPREVLK; from the coding sequence ATGGGTAAAACTATAGTTGAAAAAATCTTAAGCCAACATGCTGGAAAAGATGTTTTTCCGGGAGAAATAATTGTTTCGAATGTTGATCTGGCTTTTGTACAGGATGGGACAGGTCCATTAACTGTTGATCAGTTTAATTATTTGAATTTTAAAGATATAGAAAGTAAATCTCTGATTTTTATAGATCATGCTTCACCAAGTCCAAGAAAGGAACTGTCCAATACTCATAGTAAGTTGAGAAATTTCTGTAAAAAAACTTCTGCGAATATATATGATATAGGAGAAGGGATTTCTCACCAAATAGTAGCTGAAAAATATGCTAAACCAGGTGATGTAATTGTAGGGGCTGATTCACATACATGTACTGCAGGAGCTTTGGGAGCTTTTGCTACAGGTATGGGATCTACTGATATAGCTCTGGCATATGGTTTAGGAAAAGTATGGTTAAAAGTCCCAGGAACATTTAAAATAATTTTAAAAGGTAAATTGCCTTTTGGAGTTTATGCGAAAGATATAATTTTATTTTTAATTGGAATGATTGGCGCTGATGGAGCAACTTATAAGGCATTAGAATTTAGTGGAGATGGTATAAAAAATCTTTCCATGGAATCGAGACTTACAATATCAAATATGGCAGTGGAAGCTGGAGCCAAGGTGGGAATATTTCCCACTGATGAAAAAACTAAGGAGTATTTAAAAATAAATGGTAGGGAAAATGATTATAAAGAAATAAGAGCAGATGATGATGCAAATTATGAAAAAATTATAGAAATTGATTTATCTAATATAGAACCGCAAGTAGCATTTCCACATACCGTTGATAATACGAGAAATATATCAGAAGCAGTAGGAGTAAAAATAGATCAAGTATACATAGGAACATGTACAAATGGTAGAATAGAAGATTTAAGAGTAGCAGCATCTATATTGAAAGGAAGAAAAAAAGCATCAGATATAAGGTTAATAATTGCTCCTGCTTCAAAAGAAGTTTATTTGCAAGCCTTGAAGGAAGGTTTGATTAATATATTTTTAGAAGCTGATGCGACAGTATTACCTCCAGGTTGTGGTCCGTGTGTAGGAGTACATGCAGGAGTTCCTGCTGATGGGGAAAAGGTATTATCAACTCAAAATAGAAATTTTCATGGAAGAGCAGGAAATCCAAATTCGGAAATTTATCTTTCTTCTCCAGCAGTTGCTGCTGCAAGTGCGATTACTGGATATATTACAGATCCAAGGGAGGTTTTAAAATGA
- a CDS encoding 3-isopropylmalate dehydratase small subunit, producing MKLKGKVWKFGDNISTDHIAPGRYFHLRSNLNEFSKHVLEDARKDFADKVNKGDIIVGGKNFGLGSSREHAPRIIKLSGVSCIIAESFARIFYRNSINIGLPVIELKEANEINEGDILEIDTEKGIIKNITQKKEYTFIPFPEFMNKIIKIGGIDEYVKKYGDYGV from the coding sequence ATGAAATTAAAAGGTAAAGTTTGGAAATTTGGAGATAATATATCAACAGATCATATAGCTCCAGGTAGATATTTTCATTTAAGATCAAATCTTAATGAATTTTCAAAACATGTTTTAGAAGATGCTCGAAAAGATTTTGCTGATAAAGTAAATAAAGGGGATATTATTGTTGGAGGTAAAAACTTTGGGTTAGGTTCTTCAAGAGAACATGCGCCAAGGATTATTAAATTATCAGGGGTATCATGTATAATTGCGGAATCTTTTGCCAGAATTTTTTATAGAAATTCTATAAATATCGGGTTACCTGTTATAGAATTAAAAGAAGCAAATGAGATTAATGAAGGTGATATCCTCGAAATAGATACAGAAAAAGGCATAATAAAAAATATTACTCAAAAAAAAGAATATACATTTATACCATTTCCGGAATTTATGAATAAAATAATTAAAATAGGGGGTATTGATGAATACGTAAAGAAATATGGGGATTATGGAGTGTGA
- the proC gene encoding pyrroline-5-carboxylate reductase — protein MNVGIIGVGNIGSMILEALYNKEYEFNIINRTRSKLKKYEKLENVHICKSIEEVYEKSKFIFVAVKPQHIDKVFKELSELEEKENYIISTAAGKELEEVIEKTHKNNVIRIMPTIISKIGKGVTAVAFNKTIDKNIKKDIIDLMKPLGKVIELEEEKFDAFTILNSSGPAFVSFILESFIEGAINIGLHAETAKEIVLKTFEGSIKFLEKENIELAELKYKVSSPGGVTIKGLYELEQKGVKGAIMKSIYESYLKSKSL, from the coding sequence ATGAATGTTGGGATTATTGGTGTTGGAAATATAGGAAGTATGATTTTAGAAGCATTATATAATAAGGAATATGAATTTAATATAATAAATAGAACAAGATCAAAATTAAAAAAGTATGAAAAGCTTGAGAATGTACATATTTGTAAATCAATAGAAGAGGTATATGAGAAATCAAAGTTTATATTTGTTGCTGTAAAGCCACAACATATTGATAAAGTGTTTAAAGAATTATCTGAACTTGAGGAAAAAGAAAATTATATTATAAGTACAGCGGCAGGAAAAGAATTAGAAGAAGTTATAGAAAAAACTCATAAAAATAATGTGATAAGAATTATGCCGACTATAATTTCTAAAATCGGCAAAGGAGTTACAGCTGTTGCTTTCAATAAAACTATTGATAAAAATATAAAAAAGGATATTATAGATTTAATGAAACCACTTGGAAAAGTAATAGAATTAGAAGAAGAAAAATTTGATGCGTTTACTATTTTAAATAGTAGTGGTCCGGCATTTGTTTCTTTTATACTTGAAAGTTTTATAGAAGGGGCTATAAATATTGGCTTACATGCGGAGACAGCTAAAGAAATAGTTTTAAAAACATTTGAAGGATCTATAAAATTTTTGGAAAAAGAAAACATTGAATTAGCAGAATTAAAATATAAAGTTTCTTCGCCAGGTGGTGTAACAATAAAAGGATTATATGAATTAGAGCAAAAAGGTGTTAAAGGTGCAATTATGAAGTCTATATACGAATCATATTTGAAAAGCAAAAGTTTGTGA
- a CDS encoding glutamate-5-semialdehyde dehydrogenase — MSELISKAKKIKKATDILKTLTTKEKNHAILKISEEIEKNSEFILKENKKDVKLAEEKGLKKALIDRLELNEKRINGMIEACKTVVNLKDPVGEIYDSFLREDGLRISKVRVPIGVVGIIYESRPNVTLEATILALKSGNTVLLRGGSDAINSNKAIVKAIKEGLRKSNLPETAIEIIENTDRRLVDEMLKLNEYIDLIIPRGGKGLIDFVVKNSTVPVLETGVGICHIYVDESANIERSVKIIDNAKTQRPGTCNTVETVLIHKNISKKILPELKSALERKSVEIRGCEKTVDIINVKNATEEDWATEYLDLILSIKIVENFNEAIEHIKKYSTGHSESILTENYFNAMKFIEQIDSAAVYVNASTRFTDGGEFGMGAEMGISTQKMHARGPVGLKELTTYKYIIFGNYNVRE; from the coding sequence ATGAGTGAATTAATAAGTAAAGCAAAGAAAATAAAAAAAGCAACTGACATATTAAAAACACTAACTACAAAAGAAAAAAATCATGCAATATTGAAAATTTCAGAAGAAATAGAAAAAAACAGTGAATTCATATTAAAAGAAAATAAAAAGGATGTAAAACTTGCTGAAGAAAAAGGTTTAAAAAAAGCATTAATTGATAGATTGGAATTAAACGAAAAAAGAATAAATGGGATGATTGAAGCATGTAAAACAGTTGTTAACTTAAAAGATCCTGTTGGAGAAATTTATGATTCATTTTTAAGGGAAGATGGTCTAAGAATAAGCAAGGTTAGAGTACCAATAGGTGTTGTTGGAATAATTTATGAATCAAGGCCAAATGTTACACTGGAAGCTACAATATTGGCATTAAAGTCAGGTAACACAGTATTATTAAGAGGTGGATCTGATGCAATAAATTCGAATAAAGCTATAGTAAAAGCAATAAAAGAGGGACTAAGAAAATCCAATCTCCCGGAAACAGCTATAGAAATAATAGAAAATACTGATAGAAGACTTGTCGATGAAATGCTTAAATTAAATGAATATATAGATTTAATCATTCCACGTGGCGGAAAAGGTTTAATTGATTTTGTTGTAAAAAACTCCACAGTTCCTGTTTTAGAAACTGGTGTTGGAATATGTCATATATATGTAGATGAATCTGCAAATATAGAGAGATCCGTAAAAATCATTGATAATGCCAAAACACAAAGACCTGGAACATGTAATACTGTTGAAACGGTATTGATACATAAAAATATTTCTAAAAAAATATTACCAGAGTTAAAAAGTGCTTTAGAAAGAAAAAGCGTTGAAATTAGGGGTTGCGAAAAAACTGTTGATATTATAAATGTTAAAAATGCAACAGAAGAAGATTGGGCTACAGAATATCTTGATTTAATATTGTCAATAAAAATAGTAGAAAACTTTAATGAAGCAATTGAACATATAAAAAAATATTCCACAGGACATTCAGAATCAATATTGACAGAAAATTACTTTAATGCTATGAAATTTATAGAGCAAATAGATTCTGCAGCTGTTTATGTAAACGCCTCTACGAGATTTACAGATGGAGGAGAATTTGGAATGGGTGCAGAAATGGGGATAAGCACTCAAAAAATGCATGCAAGAGGGCCTGTTGGTTTAAAAGAGTTAACTACTTATAAATATATAATATTTGGAAATTATAATGTGAGGGAGTAA
- the proB gene encoding glutamate 5-kinase, with translation MDKIVIKIGSNLLIKDNQINKNFIIKLSSIISNLVDNGKKVVIVSSGANAAGLKYLNLHPLKGLSQKQALCAIGQVQLMKIYEQAFDFYDKKVAQILLTRDDFSNRQRFLNLKNTLIGLNQLKIIPIINENDTISIEEIKFGDNDLLSAYFAIGWGADGLIILTSVDGIYDETGFIIKEYEENKKIMNLKKTTLGTGGIDSKIFAGKMASASGIKACICNGNNLKNINEFIENKNPGTIFLPDKKMKNKKAWIAYLSDSKGKIYINEGANKAILKRKSLLPIGINKIEGEFIKGDAVDVYYNSKLIAKGLTNYSKDETEIIKGKKSEEILKNFDYKEFIHADNLVLINHFLDK, from the coding sequence ATGGACAAAATTGTTATAAAAATAGGTAGTAATCTACTTATAAAAGATAATCAGATAAATAAAAATTTTATTATAAAGTTAAGTTCAATTATTTCAAATCTTGTAGATAACGGAAAAAAAGTTGTAATTGTTTCTTCTGGTGCAAATGCAGCAGGACTAAAATATCTTAATTTACATCCATTAAAAGGATTATCACAAAAACAGGCTTTATGCGCAATTGGACAAGTACAATTAATGAAGATATATGAACAGGCATTTGATTTTTATGATAAAAAGGTTGCCCAAATTTTACTTACTAGAGATGATTTTTCCAATAGACAAAGATTTTTAAATCTTAAAAATACACTTATAGGTTTGAACCAGTTAAAAATAATTCCTATTATAAATGAAAATGACACAATATCGATAGAAGAAATAAAATTTGGAGATAATGATTTACTTTCAGCCTACTTTGCAATTGGGTGGGGAGCAGATGGTTTAATAATTTTAACTTCAGTTGATGGAATATATGATGAAACAGGTTTTATTATAAAAGAGTATGAAGAAAACAAAAAAATAATGAATTTGAAAAAGACTACTTTAGGAACAGGTGGAATAGATTCAAAGATTTTTGCAGGGAAAATGGCATCAGCATCTGGTATCAAAGCGTGTATTTGTAATGGAAATAATCTGAAAAATATTAATGAATTTATAGAAAATAAAAATCCAGGAACAATTTTTTTACCTGATAAAAAAATGAAAAATAAAAAAGCATGGATAGCTTATTTAAGCGATAGTAAGGGTAAGATTTATATTAATGAGGGTGCTAATAAAGCAATATTAAAAAGAAAAAGTTTATTGCCAATAGGAATAAATAAAATAGAAGGAGAATTTATAAAAGGCGATGCAGTAGATGTATATTATAATTCAAAATTAATAGCAAAAGGATTAACCAATTATTCTAAAGATGAAACTGAAATTATAAAAGGGAAAAAAAGTGAAGAAATCTTAAAAAATTTCGATTATAAAGAATTTATACATGCAGATAATCTTGTTCTAATCAATCATTTTTTGGATAAATAA
- a CDS encoding NADP-dependent isocitrate dehydrogenase produces the protein MENKIILYIKGDGIGPYVMDAAMKVWNAAVNRIYRDKKRIIWKEIYAGKKALEKYGDILPLETLELFKKYKIGIKGPLETPVGSGYRSLNVALRQKLDLYACIRPVKYIKGIDAPVKNPEKVDIIIFRENTEDVYAGIEWKENSEESNKIINFLKSNFNISLKKTAIGIKPISEFKTKRLMKKAIEYAIKYNRKKITIVHKGNIMKYTEGAFRNWCYEVSKDYSLELEKHQIEINDIIADNMFQQLLLNPENFDILITPNLNGDYLSDAAAAQVGGIGIIPGSNIGDDIALFEPTHGTAPGIKNPEMANPTSLILSGAMMFEYINFTQVAELIRKSLKKTVLEGFGTPDIIKDDKKVLSANKFAEKIIEYF, from the coding sequence ATGGAAAATAAAATTATTTTATATATAAAAGGAGATGGAATAGGACCTTACGTAATGGATGCTGCCATGAAAGTATGGAATGCAGCCGTAAATCGTATATACAGAGATAAAAAAAGAATAATTTGGAAGGAAATATATGCTGGAAAAAAAGCATTGGAAAAATATGGGGATATTCTACCACTTGAAACTTTAGAACTTTTTAAAAAATATAAAATTGGTATAAAAGGACCATTAGAAACACCAGTTGGTAGTGGATATAGAAGCTTAAATGTGGCATTAAGACAAAAGTTGGACTTATATGCATGTATAAGACCTGTAAAATATATAAAAGGAATAGATGCTCCTGTAAAAAATCCGGAAAAGGTTGATATTATAATATTTAGAGAAAATACAGAAGATGTATATGCAGGAATAGAATGGAAAGAAAATTCTGAAGAATCAAATAAAATAATAAATTTTTTAAAAAGTAATTTTAATATATCTCTGAAAAAAACAGCGATAGGTATTAAACCTATTAGTGAATTTAAGACGAAAAGATTAATGAAAAAAGCAATAGAATATGCTATAAAATATAATAGAAAAAAGATAACCATAGTGCATAAAGGGAATATAATGAAATATACAGAAGGCGCTTTTAGAAACTGGTGTTATGAAGTTTCAAAAGATTATAGTTTAGAATTAGAAAAACATCAAATAGAGATAAACGACATTATAGCAGATAATATGTTTCAACAATTATTATTAAATCCAGAAAATTTTGATATATTAATAACTCCAAATTTAAATGGAGATTATTTATCAGATGCAGCAGCAGCTCAAGTGGGAGGGATAGGGATTATTCCAGGATCTAATATAGGAGATGATATAGCTTTATTTGAACCAACACATGGTACTGCTCCAGGAATAAAGAACCCTGAAATGGCAAACCCCACATCTCTGATATTATCTGGCGCTATGATGTTCGAATATATAAACTTTACACAGGTGGCAGAATTAATAAGAAAATCTCTTAAAAAAACAGTATTAGAAGGATTTGGAACACCTGATATTATAAAAGACGATAAAAAAGTTCTTTCAGCGAATAAATTTGCAGAAAAAATAATAGAATATTTTTGA
- a CDS encoding DMT family transporter: MAILSAFSSSVTSVLGKYSFNIGASVSQILFLRFFFSFLIAGMIFGLAGYKFHFKKFIYFSMLGIMNYGIAAYAFFVGLQYLNPAYATVIYFTNPIFVSLLQTKITKRKLNIVNISAVAISFVGVLISNLGERAFSGNNSIVFGTLIILFSSFVNALFVVAASDKLKEKNTNPFESAFYTFSGTFIYYFVLVLLNNEIYTLNSKFMLSGFILAVLATFVPLTLNYLSLKKLQSHTLSLIMPLELIFASVLSAMFLNEAFNVLKIIGFLMVGLAPIIDISNIESQNY; this comes from the coding sequence ATGGCTATACTATCGGCTTTTTCCTCATCAGTAACATCTGTTCTTGGTAAATATTCATTTAATATAGGAGCAAGTGTATCTCAAATATTATTTTTGAGATTCTTTTTTTCTTTTTTAATAGCAGGAATGATATTTGGATTAGCAGGATATAAATTTCATTTCAAAAAATTTATCTATTTTTCAATGTTGGGCATAATGAATTACGGAATAGCAGCATATGCCTTTTTTGTAGGTCTTCAATATTTGAATCCAGCTTATGCGACAGTAATATATTTTACAAATCCAATTTTTGTATCATTACTACAAACAAAAATTACAAAAAGAAAACTCAATATTGTAAATATTTCTGCAGTCGCAATTTCCTTTGTTGGAGTTTTGATTTCCAATTTGGGCGAAAGAGCTTTTTCCGGAAATAATAGCATAGTATTTGGCACATTAATAATATTATTCAGTTCATTTGTAAATGCATTGTTTGTTGTGGCTGCAAGTGATAAATTAAAAGAAAAAAATACAAATCCTTTTGAAAGTGCATTTTATACTTTTTCTGGAACATTTATTTATTATTTTGTATTAGTATTATTAAATAATGAAATATATACATTAAATAGTAAATTTATGTTATCTGGTTTTATATTAGCAGTATTAGCGACGTTTGTTCCACTAACTTTAAATTATTTATCATTAAAAAAATTACAATCACATACTCTATCTTTAATAATGCCTTTAGAACTAATATTTGCGTCAGTATTATCAGCGATGTTTTTAAATGAAGCATTTAATGTATTAAAAATAATAGGTTTTTTAATGGTTGGATTGGCTCCAATTATTGATATATCAAATATTGAATCACAAAATTACTAA
- a CDS encoding L-cysteine desulfidase family protein has translation MLKKIIFDQVKPAYGCTEPIAVALAVATAKKYLKGKLKKIKILLDKNTYKNGLEVNIPGTPFIGLEIAAALAYTCGEAELGLEVLKNVEQKCIDNSHKILSKIKIDVNKDYKGLKVNCIIEGENIVQVRIEGKHDNIVHIEENGTPILDKPFEQSGALLEKIKGFNFDKLIEYVEIADNEVINLIEKAIDMNTAIAEKGLKTQNNFGHVLDYEPVNIVQAAVDARMSGELMPVMTVAGSGNQGLSCTLPIIKIGEKYDDEKMKKALLLSMLITIYIKSYTGVLTPICGAGSVASAGVAGGIVYLKDGTKTQIKNAVNNVLSTLFGLTCDGAKRGCALKAGTGTFVALQSAKLALENMNIPCGNGIAAGNVEETIKRIGKLTLSIKNFDEDVLEFIGKC, from the coding sequence ATGTTAAAAAAAATAATTTTTGATCAGGTTAAACCTGCATATGGTTGTACAGAACCAATAGCAGTTGCATTAGCAGTTGCAACGGCAAAAAAATATTTAAAAGGAAAATTAAAAAAAATAAAAATATTATTGGATAAAAATACTTATAAAAATGGTTTAGAAGTAAATATTCCAGGGACACCTTTTATAGGATTAGAAATAGCAGCAGCACTTGCTTATACATGTGGCGAAGCTGAATTGGGATTGGAAGTTTTGAAGAATGTAGAACAAAAATGTATTGATAATTCACATAAAATATTGAGCAAGATAAAAATTGATGTAAATAAAGATTATAAAGGTTTAAAGGTTAATTGTATAATAGAAGGTGAAAACATAGTTCAAGTAAGAATTGAAGGAAAACATGATAATATAGTTCATATTGAAGAAAATGGAACACCTATATTAGATAAACCATTTGAACAAAGTGGAGCATTATTAGAAAAAATAAAAGGTTTTAATTTTGATAAATTAATAGAATATGTAGAAATTGCGGATAATGAAGTAATTAATTTAATTGAAAAAGCTATAGATATGAATACAGCAATTGCAGAAAAAGGATTAAAGACACAAAATAATTTTGGACATGTGCTGGATTATGAACCTGTGAATATAGTACAAGCGGCAGTCGATGCGAGGATGAGTGGAGAATTAATGCCTGTAATGACTGTTGCTGGAAGTGGAAATCAGGGATTATCCTGCACATTACCTATAATAAAAATAGGTGAAAAATATGATGATGAAAAAATGAAAAAGGCTTTATTACTCAGTATGTTAATTACTATATATATAAAATCTTATACAGGGGTGTTAACACCTATTTGTGGTGCAGGATCTGTTGCATCAGCTGGAGTTGCTGGTGGGATAGTTTATTTAAAAGATGGAACAAAAACGCAAATAAAAAATGCAGTAAACAACGTTTTATCGACGCTGTTTGGATTAACATGTGATGGCGCAAAAAGAGGATGTGCCTTGAAAGCTGGAACAGGAACTTTCGTAGCTCTCCAAAGTGCAAAATTGGCATTGGAAAATATGAATATTCCCTGTGGTAATGGAATAGCTGCTGGAAATGTTGAAGAAACAATAAAAAGAATAGGAAAATTAACATTATCAATAAAAAATTTTGATGAGGATGTGTTAGAGTTTATTGGTAAATGTTAA
- a CDS encoding UvrD-helicase domain-containing protein, which yields MKDDIKKCSNCGWDFYKNNKKDNIYSEYLKIINNIDFKNTNYENKKNYKLTEEQINIIKKAKVNNLIINAFAGTGKSTTLLNIAYNLSNKKFLYLAFNRSIKNEIEYKIKKAGIKNIKVLTTHGFAYYFVKKDLKIKKIGKELNTSEISSILGIDIYIADLLRIAFNDFCNSDIKEISNSTIEKIIENNPRLRIINEHKKYLKDKIEKIWYMYINGELEMTHNVYLKYFQLNIEKYLEKINFDYVLLDEAQDTNEVVLDIFKKLKGKKIIVGDPHQQIYTFRGSTNAMYKIRNDLNSEILYLTQSFRFNNSIAEKANIILKKFKGEENEIISFNYLNDTNIKNIAFVTRTNATLIKLIDKFKNHEIKLIRSPKEIFYLSLNVYYYIKYLRNQTYKEKITEKWFLKFKSLNDLREYAEDFEDYELISAINIAEEYNEEIFSLLDIAENKSKNSKSKIFLTTAHTSKGLEWDKVIVCHDFPDIIDLLKKEKYKTIEEFKANYKEYIEKIIVGENIKFKHQYIIDEINLFYVAITRAKKDVIIKSNNKIFQIKSKEKL from the coding sequence ATGAAAGATGATATAAAAAAATGTTCAAATTGCGGATGGGATTTTTATAAAAATAACAAAAAAGACAATATATACAGTGAATATTTAAAAATTATAAATAACATAGATTTTAAAAACACAAATTATGAAAATAAAAAGAATTATAAATTAACAGAAGAACAGATAAATATAATAAAAAAGGCGAAAGTAAATAATTTAATAATAAATGCTTTTGCAGGGACAGGAAAATCAACCACATTATTAAATATTGCCTATAATTTAAGCAATAAGAAATTTCTATATCTTGCTTTTAATCGATCAATAAAAAATGAGATTGAATATAAAATAAAAAAAGCTGGTATAAAAAATATTAAAGTTTTAACAACACATGGTTTTGCGTATTATTTTGTAAAAAAAGATTTAAAAATAAAAAAAATTGGAAAAGAATTAAATACATCTGAAATATCTTCTATACTCGGAATTGATATATATATTGCAGATTTACTTCGAATAGCATTTAATGATTTTTGTAATAGTGATATAAAAGAAATTTCCAATAGTACTATTGAAAAAATTATAGAAAACAATCCGAGACTTAGAATCATAAACGAACATAAAAAATATTTAAAAGATAAAATTGAAAAAATATGGTATATGTATATTAATGGCGAGCTTGAAATGACGCATAATGTATATTTAAAATATTTTCAGTTAAATATTGAAAAATATTTGGAAAAAATAAATTTTGATTATGTGCTTCTTGATGAAGCACAAGATACAAATGAAGTTGTTTTAGATATTTTTAAAAAATTAAAAGGAAAAAAAATAATAGTTGGTGATCCACATCAACAAATATATACATTCAGAGGATCAACCAATGCAATGTATAAAATTAGAAATGATCTAAATTCAGAAATTCTATACTTAACCCAAAGCTTTAGATTTAATAATAGTATTGCTGAGAAAGCAAATATAATACTAAAAAAATTCAAAGGTGAAGAAAATGAGATAATTTCTTTCAACTATTTAAACGATACAAATATAAAAAATATAGCTTTTGTAACAAGAACCAATGCCACCCTTATTAAGCTTATAGATAAATTCAAAAATCATGAAATAAAACTTATTCGGTCTCCTAAAGAAATATTTTATCTCTCTTTGAATGTATATTATTATATAAAATACTTAAGAAATCAAACTTATAAAGAAAAAATAACAGAAAAATGGTTTTTAAAATTCAAATCATTAAATGATTTAAGAGAATATGCAGAAGATTTTGAAGATTATGAATTAATTTCAGCAATAAACATAGCAGAAGAATATAATGAAGAAATATTTTCACTTTTAGACATAGCAGAAAATAAATCAAAAAATAGTAAAAGTAAAATTTTTCTTACCACGGCGCATACAAGTAAAGGATTAGAATGGGATAAAGTTATTGTTTGTCATGATTTTCCAGATATAATAGATTTATTAAAAAAAGAAAAATATAAGACAATTGAAGAATTTAAAGCTAATTATAAAGAATATATTGAAAAAATAATAGTTGGAGAAAATATAAAATTTAAACATCAATACATTATTGATGAAATCAATCTTTTTTATGTTGCAATAACCAGAGCGAAAAAAGATGTTATTATCAAATCTAACAATAAAATTTTCCAAATAAAATCAAAAGAAAAATTATAA